The following are encoded together in the Gouania willdenowi chromosome 14, fGouWil2.1, whole genome shotgun sequence genome:
- the LOC114475443 gene encoding protocadherin alpha-C2-like isoform X2, whose product MAVAGICNWMGNTVPFYFVIFSLFCGLSFGQLRYSISEELENGALVGDVAHDLGLDIRKLSTRKIKVTSTSGRRYVIVNSKNGKLLVNERIDREALCDQSSTCLINLDVMVENPTEVHHVEVEIVDTNDNAPQFPSEEYQLEITESSLPGSRFPIENAQDPDIGSNSVRMYQLSTNDHFALVSNKPSLNSKHIELVLKKPLDREQTPYHQIILSAVDGGTPDKTGTAKINIRVLDSNDNNPMFDSLMYKVKLLENSPKDTMVIKLNATDLDEGTNGEVYYSFSSYTPERVRQMFNMDTNTGEIRVRSNVDYEDTTSYEMYVQAMDKGPGAAAAHCKVVVEVVDVNDNVPQIVLSSLSSPVREDARADTVVALISVTDRDSGANKQVSLEIPAGLPFKIKSFRNYYTLVTSAFLDRETTDAYNVTLSATDGGNPPLSSQKTIQVDVADVNDNPPRFEQTSYTVYVTENNAAGASLCTVKAQDADIKENARITYTVLNDNNHGIPVTSYVSVKADTGEAYALRAFDYESLREFHFQVKAQDGGIPPLSRVATVYIYIMDHNDHPPLIVNPPGNGTRSLETVQKNAEPGSLVTKVVAYDADAGPNAWLVYMLETATDLDLFKVHEHTGEIRTTRRILEDNSTSFALTVLVKDHGQPALSSTATINVAVMEVPPKVVPDPKRIMRPHSTLLFSNVTLYLIVALSATTFVFLVTVVVLAIVRCHAYCSQPGSCSPCCGSQKPPPDGGNSSVSAGGAGGGAAGAQPNNNVVLRRDLKVEPHYIEVRGNGSLTKTYCYKTCLTATSGSDTFMFYNTGRPISGTWGSGADRFFTSGSGFVRRLSMPDASLQICPEPKAPNADWRYSASLRAGVQSSVHMEGASMMQGAQGMLVQNWPTVSSAAGER is encoded by the coding sequence ATGGCTGTGGCGGGGATATGCAACTGGATGGGAAACACTGtgcctttttattttgtgatattttccttattttgtgGCCTTTCGTTTGGACAATTGCGTTATTCTATTTCAGAGGAGCTGGAAAATGGGGCACTGGTTGGTGATGTGGCGCACGACCTGGGGCTGGATATTCGAAAGCTTTCCACCCGAAAAATCAAGGTAACCTCCACCAGTGGCAGACGTTATGTGATTGTCAATTCCAAAAACGGCAAATTGCTCGTCAATGAGAGGATCGATAGGGAGGCTCTGTGTGATCAGTCCAGCACTTGCCTTATTAATCTGGATGTGATGGTTGAGAACCCCACTGAGGTGCATCATGTTGAGGTAGAGATTGTGGACACCAATGACAATGCACCACAGTTCCCCAGTGAAGAGTACCAACTGGAGATCACTGAATCCTCCCTACCAGGTTCTCGCTTTCCGATTGAAAATGCTCAAGATCCAGACATCGGGTCCAATTCGGTCCGCATGTACCAGCTCAGCACAAATGACCATTTTGCGCTTGTGTCTAACAAACCCTCTTTAAACTCCAAGCACATTGAGCTTGTGCTCAAGAAACCCCTTGACCGTGAACAGACGCCTTATCACCAAATAATTCTGAGTGCTGTGGACGGTGGGACACCAGACAAAACAGGGACAGCCAAAATCAATATCCGGGTCCTGGACTCAAATGACAATAATCCCATGTTTGACAGCTTAATGTACAAGGTGAAACTGCTGGAAAACTCACCCAAAGACACCATGGTGATCAAATTGAATGCTACTGACCTTGATGAAGGCACAAATGGAGAGGTTTATTACTCATTCAGCAGCTACACCCCAGAGAGGGTGAGGCAAATGTTCAACATGGACACAAACACGGGAGAAATAAGAGTGAGGAGCAATGTTGACTATGAAGACACCACCTCCTATGAGATGTACGTCCAGGCCATGGACAAGGGGCCGGGGGCTGCGGCAGCACACTGTAAAGTGGTGGTAGAAGTGGTGGATGTGAATGACAACGTCCCTCAGATCGTGTTGTCGTCCCTGTCGAGCCCGGTGAGGGAGGACGCCCGTGCGGACACTGTCGTGGCCCTCATTAGTGTCACCGATCGGGACTCCGGCGCCAACAAGCAGGTGAGCTTGGAGATCCCTGCAGGCCTTCCATTCAAGATCAAGTCATTCAGAAACTACTACACTCTGGTTACCTCAGCCTTCCTGGACCGCGAGACCACTGATGCCTACAATGTCACTCTGAGTGCCACAGACGGAGGAAATCCTCCTCTCTCTTCCCAGAAGACCATACAAGTGGATGTGGCTGATGTTAATGACAACCCACCACGATTTGAGCAGACATCGTATACAGTCTACGTGACTGAGAACAACGCTGCCGGTGCTTCTTTGTGTACTGTGAAGGCCCAAGATGCAGACATCAAAGAAAATGCACGCATCACTTACACAGTGCTCAATGACAACAACCACGGCATTCCTGTCACCTCATATGTGTCTGTAAAGGCTGATACTGGCGAGGCTTATGCCCTGCGAGCCTTTGATTATGAGTCATTGAGAGAGTTTCACTTCCAGGTCAAAGCCCAAGATGGGGGCATTCCTCCGCTCAGCCGCGTCGCCACCGTCTACATCTACATAATGGATCATAATGATCATCCACCGCTGATAGTGAACCCTCCTGGCAATGGCACTCGTTCTTTGGAGACGGTGCAAAAGAACGCAGAGCCCGGTTCCTTGGTGACCAAAGTGGTGGCCTATGATGCAGATGCTGGTCCAAACGCCTGGCTGGTGTACATGCTGGAGACAGCGACTGACTTGGACCTGTTCAAAGTGCATGAACACACAGGAGAGATCAGGACCACTCGGAGGATCCTGGAGGACAACTCCACCTCCTTCGCTCTGACTGTTCTGGTGAAGGATCATGGGCAGCCTGCCCTTTCCTCCACTGCCACCATCAATGTGGCTGTAATGGAAGTGCCACCCAAAGTAGTTCCAGATCCTAAGAGGATCATGCGACCTCACAGCACACTTCTTTTCTCCAATGTCACCCTCTATCTGATAGTGGCTTTGAGTGCCACCACCTTTGTTTTCTTGGTGACTGTAGTGGTGCTAGCTATTGTGCGATGCCACGCCTACTGCAGCCAGCCTGGCTCCTGCTCCCCCTGCTGTGGGTCACAGAAACCTCCGCCAGATGGTGGAAACAGCAGCGTGAGTGCCGGTGGAGCAGGTGGTGGAGCTGCTGGAGCACAACCTAATAACAATGTGGTGCTCCGTAGGGACCTCAAAGTGGAGCCCCATTACATTGAAGTGAGAGGGAATGGCTCCCTCACCAAGACTTACTGTTACAAGACCTGCCTGACAGCCACATCCGGCAGCGACACGTTCATGTTCTACAACACGGGGCGGCCCATCAGCGGCACCTGGGGCAGCGGCGCAGACCGCTTCTTCACTAGTGGAAGTGGATTTGTGCGAAGACTTAGCATGCCTGACGCCTCCCTGCAAATCTGCCCAGAG